The following coding sequences are from one Reyranella humidisoli window:
- a CDS encoding FMN-binding glutamate synthase family protein, which translates to MKSMPLPLTPRFITWTLATFFAVLLGLAWGFDPKSWWIGVGFAIALFLTLVGFFDYYQTKHAILRNYPIAAHLRFIFEAIRPEMRQYFFEGEKDGLPFPRDRRAIVYQRAKMMLDVRPFGTNYEVYSEGYEWMTHSISPTPVSKEPFRIVIGGPDCTQPYSASIFNISAMSFGALSANAIRALNGGAKLGGFAHDTGEGGYSPYHREGGGDIIWEIGSGYFGARNADGTFSAEKFAAGAANPQVKMVELKLSQGAKPGHGGVLPAPKVSEEIALTRGVPVGEDCISPSHHTAFSTPIEMMQFIAEMRRLSGGKPAGFKLCVGHEWEFMAICKAMLETGIYPDFIVVDGKEGGTGAAPMEFLDHVGKPMRQGLHIVHNAMVGIGARHRIKIGVAGKIITAFDIIRAMALGADWCNSARGFMFAVGCIQSQSCHTDRCPTGVATQDPTRQRALVVPDKMERVVNFHRATLHELAELTAAAGLDHPTDFKPVHISRRVSSSEVKTFADLFPALEEGELVSGTSNPRWRKAWDMAHANSFRATA; encoded by the coding sequence ATGAAATCGATGCCGCTACCGCTCACGCCGCGATTCATTACCTGGACGCTGGCGACGTTCTTCGCCGTCCTGCTGGGCCTCGCCTGGGGTTTCGATCCGAAATCGTGGTGGATCGGCGTCGGCTTCGCCATCGCCCTGTTCCTGACCCTCGTCGGCTTCTTCGACTACTACCAGACGAAGCACGCGATCCTGCGCAATTATCCCATCGCCGCGCATCTGCGCTTCATCTTCGAGGCGATCCGGCCGGAGATGCGGCAGTATTTCTTCGAAGGCGAGAAGGACGGCCTGCCGTTCCCGCGCGACCGCCGCGCCATCGTCTACCAGCGCGCCAAGATGATGCTGGACGTCCGCCCCTTCGGCACCAACTACGAGGTCTACTCGGAGGGCTACGAGTGGATGACGCACTCGATCTCGCCCACGCCGGTCAGCAAGGAGCCGTTCCGCATCGTCATCGGCGGGCCTGACTGCACGCAGCCCTACTCCGCGTCGATCTTCAACATCTCGGCCATGAGTTTCGGCGCGTTGAGCGCCAACGCCATCCGAGCGCTGAACGGCGGCGCCAAGCTGGGCGGCTTCGCACACGACACCGGCGAGGGCGGCTACAGCCCCTATCACCGCGAAGGCGGCGGCGACATCATCTGGGAGATCGGCTCCGGTTATTTCGGCGCCCGCAACGCCGACGGCACCTTCTCCGCCGAGAAGTTCGCCGCCGGTGCCGCCAACCCGCAGGTCAAGATGGTCGAGTTGAAGCTCAGCCAGGGCGCCAAGCCCGGCCATGGCGGCGTGCTGCCCGCACCCAAGGTCAGCGAGGAGATCGCGCTGACGCGCGGCGTGCCGGTCGGCGAGGACTGCATCTCGCCATCGCACCACACGGCTTTCTCGACGCCGATCGAGATGATGCAGTTCATCGCCGAGATGCGCCGCCTCTCGGGGGGAAAGCCCGCCGGCTTCAAGCTCTGCGTCGGCCACGAATGGGAATTCATGGCGATCTGCAAGGCGATGCTGGAGACCGGAATCTATCCCGACTTCATCGTCGTCGACGGCAAGGAAGGCGGTACCGGTGCGGCGCCGATGGAATTCCTCGACCATGTCGGCAAGCCGATGCGGCAGGGTCTGCACATCGTCCACAACGCCATGGTCGGCATCGGCGCGCGGCATCGCATCAAGATCGGTGTCGCCGGCAAGATCATCACCGCCTTCGACATCATCCGGGCGATGGCGCTCGGCGCCGACTGGTGCAACTCCGCGCGCGGTTTCATGTTCGCCGTGGGCTGCATCCAGTCGCAGTCGTGCCACACCGACCGCTGCCCGACCGGCGTCGCGACACAGGATCCGACACGCCAGCGCGCGCTGGTCGTGCCCGACAAGATGGAGCGCGTGGTGAACTTCCACCGCGCCACGCTGCATGAACTGGCCGAACTGACCGCTGCGGCGGGCCTCGACCATCCGACGGATTTCAAGCCGGTTCACATCTCCCGCCGTGTCTCGTCGAGCGAGGTCAAGACCTTCGCCGATCTCTTCCCGGCGCTGGAAGAGGGTGAGCTGGTATCGGGCACCAGCAACCCGCGCTGGCGCAAGGCCTGGGACATGGCGCACGCCAATTCGTTCCGCGCGACGGCCTGA
- the modC gene encoding molybdenum ABC transporter ATP-binding protein, whose protein sequence is MSLDVDVDHRRGSFHLQARFTAAPGLTALFGRSGSGKTSLVSIVGGLIRPDRGRVSVDGQTLVDTESGVFVKPHKRRIGYVFQDSRLFPHLSVRRNLLYGHWFARGTGGAAADLGAVVELLGIGPLLERNPESLSGGEKQRVAIGRALLARPRLVLMDEPLASLDESRRAEILPYIERLRDEAGVPILYVSHSVAEVARLATTVVIMTEGKVTAVGPVLDILPLADANDGGAVLDATVSRHDETFHLSVLQSVAGELQVPRLNAAVGAPVRAYIRARDVMLSLRPPEDISALNVLAGRIASITATGGAQADIRLDCNGAVLMARLTAKSVDRLALAPGRPVYAVVKSVSFERS, encoded by the coding sequence ATGAGCCTCGACGTCGACGTCGACCACAGGCGCGGCAGCTTCCATCTCCAGGCGCGTTTCACCGCCGCGCCCGGCCTGACGGCTTTGTTCGGCCGCTCGGGCTCGGGCAAGACCAGCCTGGTCAGCATCGTCGGCGGCCTGATCCGTCCCGATCGCGGCCGCGTCTCGGTCGACGGACAGACGCTCGTCGACACCGAAAGCGGCGTCTTCGTGAAGCCCCACAAGCGGCGCATCGGCTACGTCTTCCAGGACAGCCGCCTCTTTCCGCATCTCAGCGTTCGACGGAATCTGCTCTACGGCCACTGGTTCGCGCGCGGCACCGGCGGGGCGGCGGCCGATCTTGGCGCCGTGGTCGAGCTTTTGGGCATCGGTCCTCTGCTGGAGCGTAATCCCGAGTCCCTGTCGGGTGGCGAGAAGCAGCGTGTCGCGATCGGCCGTGCCCTGCTGGCGAGGCCGCGGCTGGTGCTGATGGACGAGCCGCTCGCCTCGCTCGACGAATCGCGGCGCGCCGAGATCCTTCCCTACATCGAACGGCTGCGCGACGAGGCCGGCGTGCCGATCCTCTATGTCAGCCATTCGGTGGCCGAGGTGGCGCGGCTGGCCACGACCGTGGTCATCATGACCGAAGGCAAGGTGACGGCGGTGGGCCCGGTGCTCGACATCCTGCCGCTGGCCGACGCCAACGACGGCGGCGCGGTCCTCGATGCGACCGTGAGCCGCCACGACGAGACCTTCCATCTCTCGGTGCTGCAGAGTGTAGCCGGCGAACTGCAGGTCCCGCGCCTCAACGCCGCCGTCGGCGCACCCGTCCGCGCCTACATCCGCGCCCGCGACGTGATGCTGAGCCTGAGGCCGCCCGAGGACATCAGCGCGCTCAACGTGCTGGCGGGGCGGATCGCCTCCATCACGGCGACGGGCGGCGCGCAGGCCGATATCCGCCTGGACTGCAACGGCGCCGTCCTGATGGCCCGGCTGACCGCCAAATCGGTCGACCGCCTGGCCCTGGCCCCCGGCAGGCCGGTCTATGCGGTCGTCAAGAGCGTGTCATTCGAACGCAGTTAA
- the modB gene encoding molybdate ABC transporter permease subunit: MTAEEWTAVRLSLLIATTATIFSLPLGIAIAWLLARGRFWGKSVLDTLVHLPLIMPPVVTGYLLLLSFGRRGPIGSFMAEEFGIVFSFRWTGAALACAVMGFPLMVRAIRLSIEAVDQRLEAAAGTLGANRLWVFATITLPLCLPGILAGAILAFAKSMGEFGATITFVSNIPGETQTLPTLIYALTQVPGGDAAAMRLTLVSIAISMLALLGSELLAKRIGARRQTA, encoded by the coding sequence ATGACTGCGGAAGAATGGACGGCCGTGCGGCTGAGCCTCCTGATCGCCACGACAGCGACGATCTTCAGCCTGCCGCTCGGCATCGCCATCGCCTGGCTGCTGGCGCGCGGTCGCTTCTGGGGCAAGAGCGTGCTCGACACGCTGGTCCACCTGCCGCTGATCATGCCGCCGGTCGTCACCGGCTACCTGCTGCTGCTCTCGTTCGGCCGGCGTGGGCCGATCGGCTCGTTCATGGCCGAGGAGTTCGGCATCGTCTTCTCCTTTCGCTGGACCGGCGCGGCGCTGGCCTGCGCGGTGATGGGCTTTCCCCTGATGGTGCGCGCCATCCGTCTCTCCATCGAGGCGGTCGACCAGCGCCTGGAGGCCGCAGCGGGCACGCTGGGCGCCAATCGTCTCTGGGTGTTTGCCACCATCACCCTGCCGCTCTGCCTGCCCGGCATCCTCGCGGGCGCGATCCTGGCCTTCGCCAAGTCGATGGGCGAGTTCGGCGCCACCATCACCTTCGTGTCCAACATCCCCGGCGAGACGCAGACACTGCCAACCCTGATCTATGCGCTGACCCAGGTCCCGGGCGGCGACGCCGCCGCGATGCGACTCACCCTGGTCTCGATCGCGATTTCCATGCTGGCGCTGCTCGGCTCCGAGCTGCTGGCCAAACGCATCGGCGCACGGCGGCAGACGGCATGA
- a CDS encoding sulfite oxidase heme-binding subunit YedZ, producing the protein MSNQRIISWLRLATLVALCLPAVDLAWRWYAGDLDPRPVTLATHATGDWSVALLLVSLALTPARAIFDWMPLIHIRRRVGVAAALYAVAHLLIYVLDQKWDLVVVATEIVKRFYLTIGFVALLALVALAITSTNGWQKRLKRNWKRLHWLVYPAVALAILHFFIQSKVKIGEAAFAAGLFAWLMLWRLLPVRLRASFAGLFLLAAGATLITVAFEASWYGLVNKIDPMRVLAANLDPELVPRPAQKVLAVSLLVIVLVALRRGLAAASRLWTQRYIRRTISTS; encoded by the coding sequence GTGTCCAATCAGCGTATCATCTCCTGGCTGAGGCTCGCGACCCTGGTCGCCCTCTGCCTGCCCGCCGTCGACCTCGCCTGGCGCTGGTACGCCGGCGACCTCGATCCGCGCCCCGTGACCCTTGCCACCCATGCGACCGGCGACTGGTCGGTCGCCCTGCTGCTGGTCTCGCTGGCACTGACGCCGGCGCGCGCGATCTTCGACTGGATGCCGCTGATCCACATCCGGCGGCGCGTCGGCGTGGCGGCCGCGCTCTACGCGGTCGCGCATCTGCTGATCTACGTGCTCGACCAGAAGTGGGACCTGGTCGTCGTCGCCACGGAGATCGTGAAGCGCTTCTACCTCACCATCGGCTTCGTGGCCCTGCTGGCGCTCGTCGCGCTCGCGATCACCTCGACCAATGGCTGGCAGAAGCGGCTGAAGCGCAACTGGAAGCGCCTGCACTGGCTGGTCTATCCCGCCGTCGCCCTGGCGATCCTGCACTTCTTCATCCAGTCCAAGGTGAAGATTGGCGAAGCGGCCTTTGCGGCCGGGCTTTTCGCGTGGCTGATGCTGTGGCGCCTGCTGCCGGTGCGGCTTCGTGCGAGCTTCGCCGGCCTCTTCCTGCTCGCCGCCGGCGCCACGCTGATCACCGTCGCCTTCGAGGCGTCGTGGTACGGGCTGGTGAACAAGATCGATCCGATGCGCGTGCTGGCCGCCAATCTCGATCCCGAGCTGGTGCCGCGGCCGGCGCAGAAGGTGCTGGCCGTCTCGCTGCTGGTAATCGTGCTGGTGGCACTTCGGCGCGGCCTCGCCGCGGCGAGCCGGCTCTGGACGCAGCGCTATATCCGGCGGACTATATCGACTTCCTGA
- a CDS encoding DUF4286 family protein, with amino-acid sequence MALLGKGMLITLTEVSARDERDYNEWYNREHIDERMNLPGFHRARRYVAVRAAPKYLATYECDSVDDLGTPGYLHTLANQTPWSQAVMARFTHFSRFTLRIQVDQTHGVGGALATVRFVPDPRRRKALVEWLSEQALPKLIARPGLLGAAVGENDLEVAHAPLQDKSMDHPRAEEAEWVALIEGTDVAAVGAATRSLFTQRRLRPFGVETAPTIGTYRFLFGNQR; translated from the coding sequence ATGGCCCTCCTCGGCAAGGGAATGCTGATCACGCTGACCGAGGTCTCGGCGCGGGACGAGCGCGACTACAACGAGTGGTACAATCGCGAACATATCGACGAGCGCATGAACCTGCCGGGGTTCCACCGCGCCCGCCGCTACGTCGCGGTCCGCGCCGCCCCGAAGTATCTCGCGACCTATGAGTGCGACTCGGTCGACGACCTGGGCACGCCCGGCTACCTCCATACGCTGGCCAACCAGACTCCCTGGAGCCAGGCGGTCATGGCGCGATTCACGCATTTCAGCCGCTTCACCCTGCGCATCCAGGTCGACCAGACGCACGGTGTCGGCGGCGCCCTGGCGACGGTGCGCTTCGTGCCGGACCCGCGCCGGCGCAAGGCGCTGGTGGAATGGCTGTCCGAGCAGGCCCTGCCGAAATTGATTGCCCGCCCCGGACTGCTGGGCGCCGCCGTGGGCGAGAACGACCTCGAAGTGGCCCATGCGCCGCTGCAGGACAAGAGCATGGATCACCCCCGGGCAGAGGAGGCCGAATGGGTCGCCCTGATCGAGGGTACCGACGTGGCGGCGGTCGGCGCGGCGACACGCTCCCTGTTCACGCAGCGCCGCCTCCGGCCTTTCGGCGTCGAGACCGCGCCGACGATCGGCACCTACCGCTTCCTGTTCGGCAACCAGCGATGA
- a CDS encoding DUF3300 domain-containing protein has protein sequence MKRISVEPAGNRSELSCGRRGILFVSLAAAVTAVALPALGQTPTSTPVASGKQPFSPAELDQILAPIALYDDALLSQVLMAATYPLEVVEASRWQQANPALTGDAAVKAVADKTWDVSVKSLVAFPTVLKQMNDRLDWTQKLGDALLGQQEDVAASIQRLRAKAAAAGTLKAGAGPQYTVSAETQAGETVYAIAQTSPQVVYVPSYDPNTAYGTWSNPAYPPTSWPLGGALLRGLVWGAGIAAAGALFGGWRWGYGGGGWGGSYTTVNVNRAVNIDRNFNRNTIGTGDRWQHQVDHRRGVAYRDPATRQQFGQNRPGADQREQFRGQVQRPAQGPAGGPGANRPGGPGGGPGGGAGANRPGGGPGAAQRPGGGAAQRPGGGGGAIGGVNRGGQVNREAQRGRAQQQRSGGGGGARAGGGGGGQRAGGGGGGGGARPSGGGGGGGGARGGGGGGGGGGGQRGGGGGGGRR, from the coding sequence ATGAAGCGGATTTCCGTCGAGCCTGCGGGCAATCGATCCGAACTCTCGTGCGGGCGGCGCGGAATACTCTTCGTCTCGCTGGCGGCGGCGGTGACGGCGGTCGCGCTGCCGGCTCTGGGTCAGACACCGACATCCACGCCGGTGGCGTCCGGGAAGCAGCCCTTTTCGCCGGCCGAGCTCGACCAGATCCTGGCGCCGATCGCGCTCTATGACGACGCGCTGCTGTCGCAGGTGCTGATGGCCGCGACCTATCCGCTGGAAGTCGTCGAGGCCTCGCGCTGGCAGCAGGCCAATCCCGCGCTGACGGGCGACGCGGCGGTGAAGGCCGTTGCCGACAAGACGTGGGACGTCAGCGTCAAGTCGCTGGTCGCGTTTCCGACCGTCCTGAAGCAGATGAACGATCGTCTCGACTGGACGCAGAAGCTGGGCGATGCGCTGCTCGGCCAGCAGGAGGATGTCGCGGCCTCGATCCAGCGTCTGCGCGCCAAGGCCGCCGCGGCGGGCACGTTGAAGGCCGGCGCCGGCCCGCAATACACGGTGTCGGCCGAGACGCAGGCGGGCGAGACCGTCTATGCCATCGCGCAAACCAGCCCGCAGGTCGTCTACGTCCCGAGCTACGACCCCAATACTGCTTACGGCACCTGGTCCAATCCTGCCTATCCGCCGACCAGCTGGCCCCTGGGCGGCGCGCTGCTGCGCGGCCTCGTATGGGGCGCCGGCATCGCGGCGGCGGGCGCCCTGTTCGGGGGCTGGCGCTGGGGCTATGGCGGTGGCGGCTGGGGCGGCAGCTACACGACCGTGAACGTCAATCGCGCCGTCAACATCGACCGTAACTTCAACCGCAACACCATCGGCACCGGCGATCGCTGGCAGCACCAGGTCGACCATCGGCGCGGCGTCGCCTATCGCGATCCGGCCACGCGCCAGCAGTTCGGCCAGAACCGGCCGGGCGCGGATCAGCGCGAGCAGTTCCGCGGACAGGTGCAGCGTCCCGCCCAGGGACCTGCCGGGGGGCCGGGGGCGAATCGCCCTGGCGGCCCCGGGGGTGGTCCAGGTGGGGGTGCGGGCGCCAATCGCCCTGGCGGCGGTCCGGGCGCGGCCCAGCGTCCGGGCGGCGGCGCTGCCCAGCGCCCCGGCGGTGGCGGCGGTGCCATCGGCGGCGTCAATCGCGGCGGACAGGTCAATCGTGAAGCCCAGCGCGGTCGCGCGCAGCAGCAGCGCAGCGGCGGCGGCGGCGGCGCACGTGCCGGCGGTGGTGGGGGCGGACAGCGTGCCGGCGGCGGTGGCGGCGGCGGTGGTGCACGGCCGAGCGGCGGTGGAGGCGGCGGCGGTGGTGCGCGTGGCGGCGGCGGCGGCGGCGGTGGTGGTGGTGGCCAGCGTGGTGGTGGTGGCGGTGGAGGTCGGCGATGA
- a CDS encoding DUF2950 domain-containing protein produces MTRLVFQVAAALAVYASLVGISVAQTPVPAPSQTQAQSQAPELKGFPTPDAAAEALTEAIRKQDDKAITAILGVDWHTLIPGSDWQDDELRDNFLKAWDQSHKIIQETPDRALVGAGTTGWISPLPIVKQGDVWRYDVDAGRVELEARLIGRNELSVIQTLLAIVDAQRDYASLDPMKLGVPVYARRLVSSPGLRNGLYWETKPGEPTSPLGPILARAQLGDIEKNGYYGYRFRLLYSQGPDAPGGARDYLVRDRMLGGFAVIAWPVHYGETGVMTFMISNDSDVYEKDLGEQTPQRAAAINVFNPDSSWSKADMTPP; encoded by the coding sequence ATGACGAGATTGGTTTTCCAGGTCGCCGCAGCGCTCGCTGTGTATGCGAGCCTGGTCGGCATATCCGTTGCGCAAACGCCGGTGCCCGCGCCGTCCCAGACGCAAGCCCAATCACAGGCGCCCGAGTTGAAGGGCTTCCCGACGCCCGACGCAGCGGCCGAGGCGCTCACCGAGGCCATCCGCAAGCAGGACGACAAGGCCATCACCGCCATCCTCGGCGTCGATTGGCACACGCTGATCCCTGGCAGCGACTGGCAGGACGACGAGTTGCGGGACAATTTCCTGAAGGCCTGGGATCAGAGCCACAAGATCATCCAGGAGACGCCCGACAGGGCGCTGGTCGGCGCCGGCACGACGGGCTGGATCTCGCCCCTGCCGATCGTGAAGCAGGGCGACGTGTGGCGCTACGACGTCGATGCCGGCCGCGTTGAGCTGGAAGCGCGTCTCATCGGCCGCAACGAGCTCTCCGTCATCCAGACCCTGCTGGCCATCGTCGACGCGCAACGCGATTACGCGTCGCTCGATCCGATGAAGCTCGGCGTCCCGGTTTACGCGCGCCGTCTGGTGAGTTCCCCGGGTCTCAGGAACGGGCTCTACTGGGAGACCAAGCCGGGCGAGCCCACGAGTCCGCTGGGCCCGATCCTCGCCCGGGCGCAACTGGGAGACATCGAGAAGAACGGCTATTACGGCTACCGCTTCCGGCTGCTCTATAGCCAGGGCCCCGACGCGCCGGGCGGCGCGCGCGACTACCTGGTCCGCGACCGCATGCTGGGCGGTTTCGCCGTCATCGCCTGGCCGGTCCATTACGGCGAGACCGGCGTCATGACCTTCATGATCAGCAACGACAGCGACGTCTACGAAAAGGACCTGGGCGAACAGACGCCGCAGCGCGCAGCGGCGATCAACGTCTTCAATCCCGACAGCAGCTGGAGCAAGGCCGACATGACGCCGCCCTGA
- a CDS encoding FtsB family cell division protein translates to MRSNQPVNMDIDQLRGWASIMDKAMIASLVATLLAVTALGITTFLSFRYGNAVRSHEQAALARYKGMEDEAAQREREAVAARERVATLEREIAATRDRAAMIEQQVTAAREQAAEFEKAAREATERATQAATESRPAPESVRAPLFDAAEIRRRFADLGKLVRDATTRPPESMQAPAPGPEAASAPAPAVAPAPAPPQSPFVATLRSYAGTQAAIFLLGQISDAPAIGATLSADLSQAGWLPQTWTWGGVAGIFGVVVLVRDGSDPGVHEAAAALVEALGAAGFNASKGDWPANWGRFRGTLNGPQTPSPTDAAIRIVIGEKARKGS, encoded by the coding sequence ATGCGCTCCAACCAGCCGGTGAACATGGACATCGATCAGCTTCGGGGATGGGCGTCGATCATGGACAAGGCCATGATCGCGAGCCTCGTCGCCACTCTCCTCGCCGTGACGGCGCTGGGCATCACCACCTTCCTGTCCTTTCGTTACGGCAATGCCGTACGCAGCCACGAGCAGGCCGCCCTCGCCCGATACAAGGGAATGGAGGACGAGGCCGCACAGCGCGAGCGCGAAGCCGTGGCGGCGCGCGAGCGGGTCGCGACGCTCGAACGTGAGATCGCCGCGACGCGCGATCGGGCGGCGATGATCGAGCAGCAGGTTACCGCGGCGCGGGAGCAGGCGGCCGAGTTCGAGAAAGCAGCCCGCGAAGCCACGGAGCGGGCGACCCAGGCGGCGACCGAGAGCAGACCGGCCCCCGAAAGCGTGCGGGCGCCGCTGTTCGACGCCGCCGAGATCCGGAGGCGCTTTGCCGACCTCGGAAAGCTCGTGCGCGATGCGACCACGCGGCCACCGGAGTCGATGCAGGCTCCCGCCCCGGGGCCGGAAGCGGCATCCGCCCCCGCGCCAGCCGTTGCACCGGCGCCCGCCCCGCCGCAGTCGCCGTTCGTCGCGACCCTGCGGAGTTATGCCGGCACGCAAGCCGCCATTTTCCTGCTCGGCCAGATCTCCGATGCGCCTGCCATCGGTGCGACCCTGTCCGCCGATCTCAGCCAAGCCGGATGGTTGCCGCAGACATGGACGTGGGGCGGCGTGGCCGGGATCTTCGGCGTCGTGGTGCTTGTCCGCGATGGCAGCGACCCGGGCGTACACGAGGCCGCTGCGGCCCTTGTGGAGGCACTGGGCGCGGCCGGCTTCAACGCCAGCAAGGGGGACTGGCCCGCGAATTGGGGCCGCTTCCGCGGCACGCTCAACGGCCCGCAAACGCCCAGCCCGACCGACGCCGCCATACGCATCGTCATCGGAGAGAAGGCGCGCAAAGGGTCGTGA
- a CDS encoding LysR family transcriptional regulator has protein sequence MARQGLIEFDAVLAIARRGSFRAAAQELGLSTTALSNVIGKLERQLGVRLFNRTTRSVSLTDAGRNFVDQVGPAVRTLHDAMGAARSQQETPSGTLRINAFATGAREVLGPLLLKYLRRYPRVHIDLVTEGRILDIVAEGFDLGLRSADLVPSDMIAIPVSPPRSFAVVASPEYFKANGKPRVPPDLLRHACLRIRLPNGVLHRWQFEKNGQPVHIDVQGPITLDEASLSRITVLDHVGIGYFMESDVREDIEAGRLVRVLEDWTPPLAPLCLYYPSKRNHSAAFKALIDMAHGHAG, from the coding sequence ATGGCGAGGCAGGGTCTGATCGAATTCGATGCCGTTCTCGCCATTGCCCGGCGCGGATCGTTCCGGGCAGCGGCGCAGGAACTTGGCCTGTCGACCACCGCACTGAGCAACGTCATCGGCAAGCTGGAGCGCCAACTCGGCGTCCGATTGTTCAATCGCACCACCCGTAGCGTTTCCCTGACGGATGCTGGACGAAACTTCGTCGATCAAGTCGGGCCTGCGGTACGCACCCTGCACGATGCGATGGGCGCCGCCCGCTCGCAGCAGGAGACCCCATCCGGGACCCTTCGGATCAATGCATTCGCGACGGGTGCGCGGGAGGTGCTCGGACCGCTCCTCTTGAAGTACCTGCGGCGCTATCCGCGAGTTCACATCGATCTCGTCACCGAGGGCCGGATCCTGGACATCGTTGCCGAGGGATTCGATCTTGGCCTGAGGAGCGCCGACCTAGTGCCGAGCGACATGATCGCCATTCCCGTCAGTCCTCCCCGTAGCTTTGCCGTGGTCGCATCGCCCGAGTATTTCAAGGCCAACGGCAAGCCCCGCGTGCCTCCCGACCTGCTACGCCACGCATGCCTTCGCATCCGCTTGCCCAATGGCGTGCTGCATCGTTGGCAGTTCGAGAAGAACGGTCAGCCCGTCCACATCGACGTTCAAGGGCCTATCACGCTGGACGAGGCCAGCCTCTCCCGCATCACGGTGCTCGACCATGTCGGCATCGGCTACTTCATGGAGTCCGATGTCCGCGAAGACATAGAGGCAGGACGCCTCGTTCGCGTCCTGGAGGACTGGACGCCGCCACTGGCACCGCTCTGTCTCTACTATCCCAGCAAGCGCAATCACTCGGCCGCGTTCAAGGCGTTGATCGATATGGCGCATGGCCATGCCGGCTGA
- a CDS encoding nuclear transport factor 2 family protein, protein MSIELPKPIADYVEANAQLDVDGMLKPFAGDAVIVDNGKRQEGHAELRSLFEDEVVAVKAIFTPDAVRHENGQVVVEGPAHGDFKGSPIRFTYRFTLEHDAIKALEIKI, encoded by the coding sequence ATGTCGATCGAACTACCCAAACCCATAGCCGACTATGTTGAGGCCAACGCGCAGCTGGATGTCGACGGCATGCTGAAGCCTTTCGCCGGCGATGCGGTCATCGTGGACAACGGAAAACGTCAGGAGGGCCACGCCGAGCTGCGAAGCTTGTTCGAAGACGAGGTGGTTGCGGTCAAGGCGATCTTCACGCCGGATGCCGTTCGCCACGAGAACGGTCAGGTCGTGGTCGAAGGCCCTGCCCATGGCGACTTCAAGGGCAGCCCGATTCGCTTCACCTACCGGTTCACGCTCGAACACGACGCGATCAAAGCCTTGGAGATCAAGATATGA
- a CDS encoding SDR family oxidoreductase — translation MTIQADPTEFAGKRVLVTGGTKGLGRATVDRFRAGGARVIAAARGHAEPIDGVEFVQADLTTAQGGEILAEVAREHMGGVDILAHVIGGSSSPGGGFVALTDDHWFAELNLNLLATVRLDRLLVPQMIERSAGTVVHVTSIQSVLPLPESTTAYAAAKAALRTYSKALSKELGPKGVRVNVVSPGWIMTESSVDLLKRLQAANGGSIEEARQVVLDGLGGIPIGRAAEPYEVADLIAYLASDRAAAIHGAEFVIDGGTVRTV, via the coding sequence ATGACCATCCAGGCTGATCCGACCGAGTTCGCGGGAAAGCGCGTGCTCGTCACCGGCGGCACCAAGGGTCTGGGCCGCGCCACCGTCGACCGCTTTCGGGCCGGCGGCGCCCGGGTGATCGCTGCCGCTCGGGGGCACGCTGAGCCCATCGACGGCGTCGAGTTCGTGCAAGCGGACCTGACGACGGCCCAGGGAGGGGAGATCCTGGCCGAAGTCGCGCGTGAGCACATGGGCGGCGTCGACATCCTGGCCCATGTGATTGGTGGCTCGTCGTCGCCGGGCGGCGGCTTTGTCGCCCTGACGGACGATCACTGGTTCGCCGAACTGAACCTGAATCTTCTGGCAACAGTTCGGCTTGATCGTCTCTTGGTTCCGCAGATGATCGAACGCAGCGCTGGCACGGTGGTGCACGTCACTTCCATCCAGTCGGTCCTGCCTCTTCCCGAGTCAACTACGGCCTACGCAGCCGCCAAGGCTGCGCTCAGAACCTACAGCAAGGCTCTGTCCAAGGAGCTGGGGCCGAAGGGCGTGCGGGTCAATGTCGTCTCCCCCGGCTGGATCATGACCGAGTCGTCCGTCGATCTGCTGAAGCGTCTGCAGGCCGCCAATGGCGGCTCGATCGAGGAGGCGCGGCAAGTCGTTCTCGACGGGCTGGGCGGGATCCCGATCGGTCGTGCAGCCGAGCCCTATGAGGTTGCCGACCTGATCGCCTACCTGGCCTCCGATCGCGCCGCCGCGATCCACGGCGCCGAGTTCGTCATCGACGGGGGCACTGTTCGAACCGTCTGA